From the genome of Candidatus Defluviilinea proxima:
TGGCGGATCAAGAGCCACCATCACGCCAGATTGTCCTTCCTCCAAACCACGGACAGCGGCCGCACCAAAGCGCAGAGCCGTCAGACGGTCGAAGGATGTGGGGGAACCTCCGCGCAACAAGTGACCAAGCACAACGACACGAGTCTCTTTATTGATGAGGGATCGGATCTCGTCCGCGACTTTTTCGCCGATGCCACCTAAACGCTCAGCCCGACCCGCTGTATGCTCCACCACCGATATGCCTCCGCCTACGGGTGAGGCGCCTTCTGCCACAATCACGATAGTGAAGTTATCGCCAAGCGCATCACGTTCCTTGATCTTATCGATAACCTTACCGATATCATAAGGGTGTTCGGGGATCAAGATTGCGTCCGCTGAACCAGCCACCCCTGCGTGAAGAGCGATCCACCCAGCGTAGCGCCCCATCATTTCAACCACCATGACGCGTCCGTGTGAGGCCGCTGTGGAATGAAGTCGATCCAGCGCTTCTGTAGCAAAACCGACGGCTGTATCGAACCCGAATGTGACGTCAGTCTTATCGAGATCATTATCAATCGTCTTGGGAACAGAGATCAGGCGGAGACCCTTCTTTGCGAGAACGTCAGCAATTGCCAAGGAACCATCACCACCGACCGTAATGAGCGCATCAATGTGATGCAGGCGGAAACCACGCACGATCTCATCACTGCGATCCACTTCTTCAACGGTACCATCTGCGTGATGGATCGGATACTTGAGCGGGTTATTGCGACTGCTTGTACCGAGGATGGTACCACCGAGGTGCGTGATGCCGCTGACACGCTTGGGCGTAAGCGGAATGAAACCGCCTTCGGGGTATTCCTCAGGCGAGAGTATGCCGTGGAAGCCATCACGGACGCCGTAGACTTCCCAACCGCGTCTCATGGCCGAGAGCGCCGCCGCACGAATCACTGCGTTCAGGCCGGGTGCATCACCGCCGCCGGTGCTGATGGCGATCTTTTTGATC
Proteins encoded in this window:
- a CDS encoding 6-phosphofructokinase, which translates into the protein MSKKQQQQQFPPIKKIAISTGGGDAPGLNAVIRAAALSAMRRGWEVYGVRDGFHGILSPEEYPEGGFIPLTPKRVSGITHLGGTILGTSSRNNPLKYPIHHADGTVEEVDRSDEIVRGFRLHHIDALITVGGDGSLAIADVLAKKGLRLISVPKTIDNDLDKTDVTFGFDTAVGFATEALDRLHSTAASHGRVMVVEMMGRYAGWIALHAGVAGSADAILIPEHPYDIGKVIDKIKERDALGDNFTIVIVAEGASPVGGGISVVEHTAGRAERLGGIGEKVADEIRSLINKETRVVVLGHLLRGGSPTSFDRLTALRFGAAAVRGLEEGQSGVMVALDPPQVKYVPIEEAMGKMKKVPLDSDIVQTARDLGITFG